The Scleropages formosus chromosome 9, fSclFor1.1, whole genome shotgun sequence DNA segment aaagcaTGCAGGCACGATGGTTCAGCCTACATCATACATATTACCTATAATGATTGAAGGGACAAAAGGGCTCCATATTATGGTAAAAATGCTACATGGTGTCGTCTGATGAAAACAGTGACTCTGCGACACCTTTGATAGCTGACTGCGTGTATATTGATGCAGAGCACTGAACCCAAGCGTGCTTGCCACAGTGCCACAGACTCCTGGTATCCTTTCCATGTCAGCGATGCACACAAGCGGCAGCATCCTCCCCCTTGCAGCCTTGTTCTGCCTCCGCCCTGCGCTCTCTCTTTCGGCTGCAGTAAGATCAGGGAGACTCCCTCCTAACGAGAGAGCGGGGAACATCTCTGCTGGCCTGGCGTCAGTCACAGAAAGGAAAGCAGAGGAGAGGAGGCGgcgttgccatgggaacagatGGTCAGCGTTAACcggagggaaaacaaacaaagtgcTGTTCGCGGGAGCGTGCCGTGTGCAGCATGCCCACCCAGCATTGGGGCAGATCCCAAGGGCAAGTGAAACGTGACGAAGGGGCATCCGGAGGAAGGCAACTTTCTCCCTCCGCTTCACATGACTTCACTTTTTAGCACGCAGTTATTCCTTTGTGAGGTGCATAAGGTGTGCCGAGTATTAAGGGATGATGATGTGCTTTGTACATTTGGTGCAGATCCTTTTCTAAGCGTGTGCTTCTTAAATGTGCGGTACTTTGTGGTGCCTTTTTTGTTCGGGAAGAAGTTTTCAAttaatgtactgtacttcaTATGGGGATAACTGGACACAGATCTGTCAGTTGTCCAGATGCTGTACGTTTCAAGGACTTCTTATATTTTAACAAGTTATTCATACCATCATTTTCTTTTGATGTGTAggcttctgattttttttaattattgtattaatatatatttgatGTATTACTGCAAAGGCTcttaaatttcatatttcatttgtgtAGAAGGGAAATATCAGCAGTTGTGGTGTGGATAAcgttgcatttgtttttaccGCTACCCTTGATTTAAAATGCTTCATTGTGTGGTTTTAACTAGTAAAATGTAATTGGAAAATGTGACATATAAGACACTTTTGTTAAATGACTCGTGTAGTGTTGTAGTCTGAAGAGCGCAGCACGTTGGTTGTCTCTCTGCCAACCCTATTCTGAAAGTCTCCATGTTGACATACAGCGTAGAAGAGGCAGTGGTGTCAATGAGTGATGTGCTGAGTGCTGACCGTGGGGCTGCCCATGTATCTCACCCCCGTTCCTTCATTGCGATCACCTGCCCACGCCCCTTTCCTCCTGTCTGAATGCCCATACACGGTcatatacatacagacacacacacacacacacacacacacacacatatacttaTGATGCACTCTCCCCAGcctctcctttcctccattCCCTACCGTTTCCGTCTCCTGCTCACCCGAGGTGAATCGTAAAGTGCGTCTCGCAGTAGTTGGACGTCAGCTCTGCCTGATCACTAAccaagcagcaacagcagcagcttcgtgctaacacacacacatacaaactctctctctctctctctctctctctctctctcatagtCTTTTCACTCTCATTCTACTAGGGTGGGGCATAAGAAATACACTGACTGCAGTCAGCATTGCCATAACCAAAACCCCCACCTCCTCAATAAAAAGAAACCACTATATTGCCACCCCCCTGCAAAAAAGGAATCACTAGTCCATTCACCTCACCCCACACCCGTTGCCCTCTTTTGCAGCCCTTCAGTTCTGCACTTGGCTGCTTCAATAATATTTATagcattatcttttttttccctctttactcccttctcttttttttacgCAAGTCCAATGCCATGGGgtaacccccccaacccccttcccTAGTCCCTTCTGTCAGCACTGACAGATAGACAAACGCGCCGTTCTCTCTTTCTTTGCCTTTCACCTCTCAAGCCTCTCTCCGTCCATCCCGCCGGCCCTGCACAATACAGCCGCTTTGTGCCGCCGTGGGGGAAACGCAGCCCTGAACTAACAATATCACCAGGGCCTTCTGAATGCCGGGGAGGCCCCATTGTGTCCTGTCGGAGGGGAGTTAACACCCATGTCTGGGCCCGATGAATGGTATTATTGTGTCTGAGACGTCCACTTCACCCCCCATGTTCCCTCCCAGTCCCCCGCCTCCCTCATACCCTCTTGCCCTGCCAGCGTGGGCCCCTCTTCAGCCTTCCTTGGCCCCAAGCCTGAACGCTGAACACGGACCGCAGTTCTCACATACGACTCCCTCGGTCCCAATGTGGAGGTGTGCGAGGTGGACCCGTTGAATGGAGATGGGTTCAGCGAGGGTCTTTCACCGCTGCAGGGACACAATAAGATGGAGGGGAGCCCACGACAGAATGTCCTCATCGTCGTTTCCATAATAACAGAAAGACCTCAGATCATACAACAGGGAGTTGTGTTTAGTTTTTAACAGTCCAAGACGGACGTGTAGAAGGAGCAAGTTGTCAGCCCTGTAATGCTTTCTTGATTTTTCTCTATTAACAGAATAAACCGTTTGGGCACCGTTTCAGACTCCACCTATTCTGAACATAATGTGGGGAAATCATTGTCTTCCTCAGTATGttgaaaaacaattttgtgCCACTCATTCTGTCAGTCGGTGGCAAGAAAAAGCATGCCGAGAGAAATTCTCCACAGGTATTTCACTCTAATTGCAGCAGGAGttgtggggggtgggtgttCTGGGAGGCAAACGCAGCGAGCCTTTCCGATGCGCCGGCGATTGGCCTAATTTGGAAATGGCCGAAACTCACCGTTAGCGGCTCATCTGCAGGAACCATCGTAGTAATAGATGGGAATGGACCCAGCAGGCCGCCTCTAGCAGCCCTAAGCACTTCACTCAAAACTCTCTCACTTCTTCTGTTTGTGAGGTTAGAAAGTTCACGTTACCAACTGTTAAACCATTCCCAGTATTCAGCTTTTGCATCTCTCCGATCAAAGAGGTGGATAGCTATTTGCATAGCACTCGGAACAGGCGGAAAAACCGAGAGTTAAGCTGaccttatttttttctcctctttgcttgtttgttcacCAGGAGGAGGCACGGAGAAGAGTGGGAGTGAGAAAAGGACGGAGCACGGCTGAGAGACCGGACTCGGAGCGGGCGAGCACAGCTGTCGATGGCCACgggctctcctcctctcctccgcCAGCCCCTCTCCCTATCTCCAGGCCTTCTGGGAGCAGGGCCGGGGCCAAGCAGGGAGCTGCGGAGTGGGCTGCCACGGCGGGCGGCTATCCCCGCCGGCTACGTGCGCCTCGGCATTGGGCGGCAGGAGAAATCGATACGGAAGGAGGGAGGCTGCTGGAGGTCGCTCAGCACGGCCCCCGGCCTGGGGAGCCtgaggggtggtgggggggttccGAGCCCACCGCTCCCTCTGCCTCCCCCACGCCATCCCCGGTTCCAACCAGCGCACAACAGGACGGGGCTCAACCCTGCGCCGCTTTATGCGTGTGGTACTGCCGCGGGGCCTTCCCAGACCCGCAGTGCCTGATAAAAAGTTTGccagacaataaataaaaaagaacagcaaaggTCTGCTGCTACTTTTCTCCCGATTACGTGTTCCCCAACTGCATGAATGAGACCGCCACCGTGAGCGTCCTGATGTGGAAGCCAACGGCATACAGCAAATGCCTCCTATGAAATGAACCAGCATAAAATGACTTTATAAACGCATTTGCCCTCTCGAATGAAACTACGTAGGATTCTCCGgcatatatataatgtatataatatattcccttttctctttgctttcctCTTCAGTGCTTATCAGTCCATATGAGCAATGTAACTGATCCTGGATGGCCAAATCCCTCATAACCTAGGGGATTTCGAATGCCATGATGTGGGGATTGTCGAAAGCAAACTCAGAACGAAAATATATGcaacattatttatataatttttgcaGAAATTCCAGTCAtgtctatatatgtgtgtgcgtctctgtgtgtgtgtgtgtgtgtgtgtgtgtgtgtgtgtgtgtgtgcctggaATGTCCacaaaagggaaaaaggaagaaatggaCTGTACGAACTCCCCTCCGGTTCCATCTTCAACGATAAGGAAGCAAGAAGAAGCCTTGTTGAAGTGGCCTTCCTGATAAGTGTTCTGTAACTGCCTGACCCTGCGTGACGCTctcatttttaaactttgccGAACACGAAAACAAAACGAAGATCTACAGTACGCTTTCCATTTGAGGTAAACTCCCGCAGTGCGCCGGACTACGGTTAGATCAGCGGAGGACTCGCATGACGATGCTGCTCCCTGGACCGGATGCTGAGTGAAACAACTGCAGCTGTCCTCAGTGACTCCGATTTAACAGTGGCAAGCCGGTAAGACTTTCTCCTAGCAAGAGGATCTTCATCCAGGAATACATGGTAAGGCCACACACACCGACCATATTAGCAGCatcaaaaattattattattattattattattattattattattgcttattgttgttgtttacttttttttttaaattattgctaTTGCTCCAGTACTTGgacaattttgtatttatttaaacaaatctATTTCTCTTGCTCAATTCGTGTTCAAGTACATTGTCCCAATACTACGAGTCACGTGTTACACCTAGAACTGACATAATGAGCTTCTGCTTAGAAGTCTGTTCCATCACTGTCCCGTGCAACGCCCCAGCTGTTAGCCATGCGTCCAACAGATCTTCCTCACTCAAGGATCATAAAGGCCCAAAGTTTCAGATCCTACCGACAGCATTTGCTGAAATGTGCCGATCGTTCCCGATTGTTCATAATAGCGGGCCTGTCGAGCGCTTAATattcacagctttttttctgtgaagggaaaaaaagaacttccGTGGCGACATCTGAGAAAGGCACCTTGTTCCATGTTGCATTTTTACTCCTGTAtgacgtgcgtgtgtgtgtgtgtgtgtgtgtgtgtgtgtgtgtgtgtgtgtgtgtgtgtgtgtgtgtgtgtgttgacacaGTGGTTTAGCGAATCGTTCCCAGTAGAGCAGCCGGTGTCACACCCAGTCGCTGGCACGGGGAGGCGGGTGCCACGCCACTCCTCCGACGGGCACAGCCGCTGACAAAATGTCCGCCGCGCTCTGCCTGCTCTCTCCCAGCCCAAGATGGCGGCTACTTGGAGCGTCCACCATCTGCTTGGCCATTAAcaatatgtaaatgtcagcTAATTCCATTTGCATAACCTCGATTTGGTTCGCGCGTACTGCCCCCTTTAATGGCGCTGCGAGAAAACACAGCTCCGAGGTCTGTCTGAGAGAGCATTTGGGAGCGCGGTGCTGTGTGAGGTAATAACAGGCCTCTGTTCTGCatcctttgtttctcttttctttatGCCCCTTTCATGTTATCCCCGCAAGTGTCGCACGGCTGCTAATGTGGCTGAAGACGTGGGGCCTGTTATCCCATAGTGTACCGTACGCCGTCTGCGACCGTCTGAATTATACATCCTCCTATATGCAAATCCGGCACTGTAAAGTGGCGTGCCACAGACCGCGGACAGACAGCATTTAATGACCTCATTATTATGCCCCTACGCTCCCCGCTATAGGGGCACCGTGCCGTGGGACACGACAGCGTCCGCCCTTCACACAGCACCCAGCATGCAACGTCGAGCTCCTTCAGACAATGTGGGCAACACTTCAAATCCGCGTTAAAGGGCCTCGATTTCGCAATTAAGAGCAACGTGGCTAATGCGGGAAAATGGCTtttcttggttttgttttcGGGGCCCGGCCGGCGGAGCCCGAGCACCGTCCCGCGTTCGGTCCTTTTGTACGTTCGCTGCGGACGAAACGCATGCTTGAAGAGCGCGGGGTTTCGCACGGGCTGCTTGCTTGTTCGGTGAGCCTGTGTCCTGGCTGGACGGTAGTCTATCGGTGTTCGCACAGAGCTGTACTCTCTTTCTGCTGGTTTTAACACAGTATTAACAGAGCTGTACAACAGAGTAGCTGGTCGCCATGGGAGGACCATGACGGGGATCTGAGACCCATGTAATTGTATCACCTTTTCCTGAGCTCTCATGTGTCAGAACAATTTAATCACTCTGGCAGACACGGCGTGGCATTTATGTATTCCCGCAAAATGGGGCGATCCCGTGTAGCCGGTGTGCAGTGCCCAGGTATGAGATGAGTGTGAAATACGTTTGACAATCATGAACGACTCGATAGCGAGCGACCGTGGAGCAGATGGACAAAGGAGCCATGCGGGGACGTCGCCTAATTCCCTGTCTGCTTACTGCTACGAAGCATCCAAAGCCATTATTTTACATCACAACAGAGCCCATCAAATTAAGTTATGGCGTACGATACCGCTTAGTATAATTCTAATttccaataaacatttttatcatgttCGTATCTCCTGAGATGATTTGTCATGATTCACAAATTTGCGGAGCTCTAAAAAAAAGGATCGGCTGAAGCCGTGTCTGCATTCAGAGAGGGCGGGGAGGCTGTGAAATGACACCGCAAATGACGTGCGTGATATTCTAGCGGTGGTAAGGATTCGCCGTTCTTCTCCATTACAAAGAGGGCTGCTTCGTGCCTCCTTTTTAATTCACAATCTAGCGTTTTTAATTGAAGCGAAATCCCACACAGTTGGGCGTGGAAGGCTTCAGCTGCGTTAAGGCGAAGCAGAGCCGTACAGTGCCTTTTGATAGACAAAATGGCGCTCATGCCTATCATGTTGTAGTGTGTAGAGGAAGGGCTTCAGGAAAGAagcagggggttgggggggaatGGGAGCTTTGGGGTTGCGTTCGAGGGGGAATATATTTGTCCGTggcagggggtggaggggctgTCTTGCCTGAGACAGTGCACATATAAAGGGGAAACCAAGGGCTGAGTGGTGTGTCTGGGTCAACCGGTGTGTGCTTGGGCTTTCAATTTGCATATTCAGAGCAGCTGGGGAGTCCATATGTTTCAGACGCACCAGACAGAATTATATGCAGCCATAACCGTAGCCCCTCCCAACTCCACAGACACATTTCCATCCCCTTCGCAAAAGCACACGCATACACATGCGCACTTGCATCCCACTGTAAACCAGCCCCCTTTTAGGAGCCAAAGAATATTTTCACAATTGCTCTGGAAGCACACACCCCTCACACACGCCTTTGGGGAAGGAACCCCTTTATTTTAATCGTTACGGGAGCCGTGCGCGTACGTAAGGCAGcgcaattattaaaaaaaatccccccgTGAAGCGAGGACAGAGGATCGGTACAGTAAATCCTCGGAGGGTGTGTTTTAGGGGCGGGCGAGTGCATTTCACCCCTTAGGTGCCAAAGGCGAAGGGACCCACAGCGGTCAGGGAGAGTGGCACACAGCCCCTGAACCGCAGCCACCACAGTCAGCACAGTCACCACTGAGGGAATGGCGTGTGTGACACGGAGCAGGTCCAGCCTTCGTTTGTGCCTGCCTGGGCGTGCTCCTCCAGCAAGCCAGTGAGGAGGCGGCCTGGGAATCAAATGAAGTGCCAAGTTTCCCTCAACGAGTCCTTTTTTATTAAAGGAGTTTAATGTAATTGGGACATGGCTCTAGAATGATCTCCGCTTTGACGATGCCGATAGAATCGGTCGGCCAGCTGCGGAGAGCTGCCTTTCGCTCGTTGTTATTAACGCTTATGTACAGTATCTAGATTTCAAAATATCTCTATACAAGTATGAGTTTGATGGAGGTTTGGTAACAGTACAATAGAGTTGTACGTGTAGCTCACTATCAATCACTTGAAAAACAACCTAGAAAGTAAAAACCTTCAATATATGGGTATTTGGCAGAATGTATGCAGCGATACCTGTCGTAATATTTTATTGagctgttacattttcattatgtcAAAGATGTGTTTGTTATTACGTTTGCATAGCGAGCTTTTCGATGTCACACTCAAAAAGTGCTTTGTTTTATCTCAGGATTTTACATAAATTCTAGTAAATCATGATGACAGTGAACTGGTATGTGTACACAAAGGACAAAGAGCTAAATGCAGTGTCTTATTCGTGATCACAAAGTTATGTCCACCGCTTGATACGGTGCATTTGGTTTTGTGTACAGTAAGAAACATTGCATTCGTGTACCATTCTGCCTTTCATAAAGGCTGGTGCACTCTAAGCCCCCCGCTTTCAGTTGCATAGGTATTGATTGAAAGGGGTCCGCTCACCAATGTAATATTTACCGAAAGCGTCTACAGCTCTCGCTCAAGTCTTACATTTCTATTTAGTGTTTGttgtttcattatttgcttTGTATAAATTTAGCTGGTTTGTGGTGTGTTTTAAAGTTATAATGAAAGACAGTGCTTTATTCCTTTAATTTAAACATTAGCATGGATAATTAAACAACAGATAATTACATAATCGAAGCATcgtgtttttattaaatatttattatattataaatgtgtacatttgaCAGGGCCGGGGTTGGTTTATTGTAACGTTGGCACTGGACAGGGagcaataatattttaaaacaggtcTTTTAGGAAAGCAATCACATGCACATGTCAAATACGCAATCTACATCCTACCCTCAATAGCACATTATACAGTTCTATAATTTTAGACGCAAGTTAATATTAATTCAGTAAAGTCAACGCAACTTTTCAAAACATGGAACGCTCTTACACATAAAGAACCTGTGGTATGTTGCGGAGGCTATACGGAGtctatactgtgtgtgtgtgtgtgtgtatggaagcTATTTCAGTCAGAAAACTGGACTAAATTCATATTTGGACATGTTCACTCAAAATCGGAGAGAAGACAGTTTCACTCCGCCTTTCGGTGCAGTTACTTTATCTTTTCTCAAGTCCCAGACCGAACTCCTGTACTCGTAGATTATGAGGCAATAAAGCTAGAATCTGTGTGAAGGAGAGGGATGAAAAGGTTGGACAGATGAATGGCAGAGACATTtaattaatatgtttaaatttatttgaggGTGTTGGATGTCTGTGACATGGACTGGTTTGTGAGCGCACTGCTCCGAGGGTTTTACAAACGTTCACGCAGGGGCACCACTGACAGACCCAGGACTGCAGAACGCCGCACGCCGAACACGCTGGAGGCCGGTGGCCAAGCCAGGCTGAAAATCAGCTGTATCTGCTACCGGAAAAAAGAGGAGGATATTGTTGCGATGGCAGAGCATCGGGCAAATGGAGAGTGCGAGGCTGAAAAAGGCTGTGCTGCCAGCGGCTTTTGCCCTATCTACAGACCTGAGCTGTACACTAAGCCGTGGACGGCGGTTGGAGCTGGACTGCCAGACAACAGCGGTGCCTCACAATGGGCCGCATAAACGTTGCGGCGTTACGGAGTTGCGCTGGCGCTCGAGGGGTTATGGGGCCGAGCGTGGGAAGATCTGACGTTTCGCACGTGCgcgagtgtgtgagagtgtgagagtgtgtgtgtgtgcgcacgcacgcacgcgcgccaTCCCGTCAGGCACTGACTAGACAGCCCGGCTGCGCTGAATGCCTGAGCAGCAGGTGAAGACGGACCTCAGAAGTCAAGGTCAGGAAGGGGCTTCATCCGTTATGCAGTTCGGACGTTCGGGGCGGGACGTAAATGTGTTTGATTACTTAATGAGCCTGCGACACTGCTGTGTGCGCACTCATCTACTGTAGAGTGCTTCCGATATGCCGAACTGCAGGGTCCTAACCTGCCTATTTATGTCATTTATACAATGTCCCCCATTTAActgcccctcctcctccaagcAGGGTATTTTTCTCTGTACTGCTT contains these protein-coding regions:
- the LOC114911330 gene encoding uncharacterized protein LOC114911330, coding for MPPDVRLQQQFGQSVPVMLPGDLYRGYGAQEEARRRVGVRKGRSTAERPDSERASTAVDGHGLSSSPPPAPLPISRPSGSRAGAKQGAAEWAATAGGYPRRLRAPRHWAAGEIDTEGGRLLEVAQHGPRPGEPEGWWGGSEPTAPSASPTPSPVPTSAQQDGAQPCAALCVWYCRGAFPDPQCLIKSLPDNK